One Spinacia oleracea cultivar Varoflay chromosome 4, BTI_SOV_V1, whole genome shotgun sequence DNA segment encodes these proteins:
- the LOC110790853 gene encoding kinesin-like protein KIN-12D produces MLRDFKLSRRNPEKNEEIENVPINPNDPSSNLSNLDSSRAPLVSLDHEVSVKSKFERTPIKSKLKTTELLRTPERQGFGTLGRRRFGFSGVNDDGRSEMSSYLGQSGRNGGSLNLTPRVSGATTTGRNNSGCNERISAQTTPTKSVSKPPNPGYAPLSSQRYPGNSSARVGNYATLSRGFSVSGAQHCVVNSVEVPHFDLKEDPSFWMDHNVQVILRARPLNGVERNTQGFNRCVRQDGPQSITWIGQPETRFTFDHVACETVDQEMLFRMAGLPMVENCLSGYNSCMFAYGQTGSGKTYTMLGEMDGIEFTPSPHRGMTPRIFEFLFARIRAEEESRSDEKLKYNCRCSFLEIYNEQITDLLDPSSTNLLLREDVNNGVYVENLSEFEVHTVGDILRLLIQGSSNRKVAATNMNRESSRSHSVFTCIIESKWERDSTTNLRFARLNLVDLAGSERQKSSGAEGERLKEAANINKSLSTLGHVIMLLVDIAHGKPRHVPYRDSRLTFLLQDSLGGNSKTMIIANISPSICCAAETLNTLKFAQRAKLIQNNAVVNEDSSGDIAMLHHQISVLKEELSTLKRQSLSRALAFDPCTVGGQENPDTENRKENEQPKDDDLLGCESKGNLQMSSKQLKSMELMLAGAMRREQMSESSIKKLEAEIEQLNRLVRQREEEARCSKMMLKFREDKIQRLESLVGDLKPVDAYLLEENVKLSEENKLLRAKVDRNPEVTRFAVENIRLLEQLRRFQDFYEEGERDMLLQEISELRTQLIRSLDNSSQQHKHADMVQDAPNNSKENEELNCTLNELAECQSKLKSCIATNAKLSREIEDLQAHLRNKESRIHDEIVIPDSMKEMQAPCLGAQLVDAVDENSRSNSRDQARHAEEIVNLELELDILKIILKEERVLRGKVEETAFSLTRDVQLAEEKLLLMRKQWEGAKEDLNEAKSVIEALESQQLLSISEIEDYKICNSHYLELLHQQELQIAAPTEQKHDQESTLSCIKHSEGEDSPLQLQLKRMQASLDKAKRLNMWYQSDHASQRSNEEEMDEVRRQVEAETAEVIVCLQEELSVLQQRVQESDLREKEAESRLHTFDIKLKELQETSDMLSHENETLHQSLLEKNTEMQSLVDDWELLSCEIEESLIEGHDALRSASDQLSSDSLSDRRGWVSEQFGKMIRQISDKESIIEQLNQCLEDANSRANDMERMLMSLRGAAMVMTESHQQECYEKENEIQQLNAELYALLSANKGCESKEIMEAGVLSLQAAFIDFGEKCESKILALDHKLQKIEGCAQDAKISWHQSKELLELQLVDAESITAQNTVETSCLLARFEEAQDTMKEADIMINELMIANETVKIQVEDLRTTNVMLTSERDGLIIEVQRLQSANEMNDQTCRNLEKQLEMDVSQNLCLIEELERIVSQVQDTSEEAFISLTHELNCTKAQLLDTVKVMHSSLEDIWSQIFMKDCALSVLHLCHMGVLLEAVTSLNAENGLLHHGISESDAVIYDLREHNMKSKEELEMCRMLKGKLLADFKSSFDRILRKEGETGELNLKLVHFKEKLLDLQHQEEMMLERSNFMSSELSSLMMELGQSNSQLIASVAEQEEFLTVECQAKDFELLIMASELQELADSCSTMQREQTNFQAASDFLIREIVTLQITADLREEIMIERETMAINMQKRVDKAVDGEAKVLTQLQTLVAENKLLGEQLSLKENGFANLQNWMFLLQASSQDLKNSLLVSESENESLQNKLLDLNSENCTLLNDIQTNDLKFKSFTGVIDSLKIENSSLLESISVLESRIAFLDKDLEGKKAELDDFQCLQSSTVEALCNRSQDLESYTIKANALQEENLVLRNEVQSLEQRIFEVLNCSSSKVVMSASSLETAELQSCRIHKQIEEKIMLILDQMSEDGCQNLNMVSRFLEELEFIDFIAKSLVSENLSMQEELLRKEEVLNGLQFDLRLLQESAANIKDQKDEIEELATILESTESELATRSHELDEAVAYGQALEAKVMKQGETASGLEMDLEKANQSVNMLSDDNSVLKSQVEDLMAARSSLESELSEKKSIIDDLENELLEMGHTLGRVNDLVESLKRNLNEVNTEKDQLQEELLNLEGKVETAHALAEENEAVAAEAREIAESRRLYAEEKEEEVQLLENSVQELDSTISVLENKLDVLKGEAERQRLQREELELELQSLKTQILNVENADADIKRHYDEKSRNLQEAIMRVQILEKDLKNKDTQIVKCKAHISELTLHAEAQACEYKRKFKELEAMVEQLKLEEVSNNKLEKNATKGRGSASPFKAKGSGSPFKPKGSGSPFKCIGLGYQLKCEKDEENNAERLRIEELEALAASKQKEIFMLNSRLASAESMTHDVIRDLLGVKLDMSSYMTLLDKQGVQKITEKAQLDSVEPQDQEVNKVKKQLNEFIEERQRWLEEIDRKQAEVVATQIALEKHRQQEQLLASENEEFKAEIHNHRKRVAELEGELKKLSGQQNIQQRIHHHAKIKEENNVLKVQNEDLHKKLKRYASQYTSLREDLADYRARNGKGPYTDFDEEQRLRDKIKETKQENLHLAQTLLALCTNILKAAGIQKPTSEVDLSAAAEEALEELVTRVISLEREVDDLRLKNRSTKERTRLTEHRTDPSTLSSRSGDNRQSQRRRSQSQFFSTIDR; encoded by the exons ATGTTGCGGGATTTCAAATTGTCGCGCCGTAACCCCGAAAAGAATGAGGAAATTGAGAATGTACCTATAAACCCTAATGATCCATCTTCTAATTTGAGTAATTTAGATTCTTCTAGAGCTCCACTGGTTAGCTTAGATCATGAAGTGAGTGTTAAAAGTAAGTTTGAGAGGACACCTATTAAGTCTAAGCTGAAAACTACTGAGCTGCTTCGGACCCCGGAGAGGCAAGGGTTTGGGACTTTAGGGCGGAGGAGGTTCGGGTTTTCGGGTGTGAATGATGATGGGCGGTCTGAGATGAGTAGTTATTTGGGGCAATCTGGTAGAAATGGTGGTTCTTTGAATTTGACACCTAGGGTTAGTGGAGCTACTACTACTGGAAGGAATAATAGTGGGTGTAATGAGCGTATTTCTGCTCAGACTACACCAACAAAGAGTGTTAGTAAGCCTCCTAATCCTGGGTATGCACCGTTGAGCAGCCAACGATATCCGGGGAATAGCAGTGCTCGTGTTGGGAATTATGCCACGCTTTCTAGAGGATTTTCAGTTTCTGGTGCTCAGCATTGTGTTGTGAATAGTGTTGAAGTTCCACATTTTGATCTCAAAGAGGATCCGTCGTTTTGGATGGATCACAATGTACAG GTTATATTAAGGGCACGACCTCTTAACGGCGTGGAGAGAAATACTCAAGGGTTCAATAGATGTGTGAGGCAGGACGGTCCGCAGAGCATTACTTGGATTGGGCAACCAGAAACTCGATTTACGTTCGACCATGTAGCATGTGAAACAGTAGATCAG GAGATGCTTTTTAGGATGGCTGGTTTGCCAATGGTAGAGAATTGTTTATCTGGATACAACAGTTGTATGTTTGCTTACGGGCAG ACTGGAAGTGGGAAGACTTACACTATGCTTGGGGAAATGGATGGCATTGAGTTCACACCCAGTCCCCATCGTGGTATGACGCCAAGAATATTTGAGTTCTTGTTTGCAAGAATCAGAGCG GAAGAGGAAAGTCGAAGTGATGAGAAATTGAAGTACAATTGCAGGTGCTCTTTCTTAGAGATTTATAATGAGCAAATCACAGATCTCCTTGATCCATCATCGACAAATTTGCTC CTTCGAGAAGATGTTAACAATGGTGTATACGTTGAGAATCTTTCAGAATTTGAGGTTCACACTGTAGGCGATATCCTGAGACTTCTGATTCAG GGTTCCTCAAATAGGAAAGTCGCTGCAACAAATATGAACAGAGAGAGCAGTAGGTCTCATAGTGTCTTCACATGTATAATCGAGAGCAAGTGGGAGAGGGATTCGACAACTAACCTACGATTTGCTAGGCTTAATCTTGTTGATTTGGCTGGTTCAGAAAG GCAGAAATCATCTGGTGCTGAAGGCGAACGATTGAAAGAAGCTGCTAATATCAACAAATCCTTGTCAACGTTGGG TCACGTAATTATGCTTCTAGTGGATATTGCTCACGGGAAGCCTAGGCATGTTCCTTACAGAGATTCAAGGCTGACTTTTCTTCTTCAG GACTCACTTGGTGGTAACTCAAAAACCATGATAATTGCCAACATTAGCCCTTCTATCTG TTGCGCTGCTGAAACACTCAACACACTGAAATTTGCTCAAAGAGCAAAACTGATTCAAAATAAT GCTGTCGTGAATGAAGATTCTTCAGGGGATATTGCTATGCTACATCACCAAATATCGGTTTTAAAA GAGGAGCTCTCTACTTTAAAACGTCAAAGTCTCTCCCGAGCTTTAGCATTCGATCCCTGTACAGTGGGAGGTCAGGAAAACCCTGAcacagaaaacagaaaagaaaATGAGCAGCCAAAGGATGATGATTTGTTGGGATGTGAATCCAAAGGAAACCTACAAATGTCTTCCAAACAG TTAAAATCCATGGAATTGATGCTTGCTGGAGCCATGAGAAGGGAGCAGATGTCAGAAAGTTCCATCAAGAAGCTTGAAGCTGAAATTGAGCAGTTGAACCGATTG GTTCGTCAAAGAGAAGAGGAAGCTAGATGCAGTAAAATGATGCTGAAGTTCCGTGAAGACAAGATTCAAAGATTGGAGTCCCTTGTCGGCGATTTAAAACCAGTTGATGCTTATCTGCTTGAAGAAAATGTTAAGCTTTCGGAAGAGAATAAACTGTTGCGAGCTAAAGTTGACAGGAACCCTGAAGTGACCCGGTTTGCTGTGGAGAATATTCGGCTACTGGAACAGCTTAGAAG ATTTCAAGATTTTTATGAGGAAGGGGAAAGAGATATGTTACTGCAAGAAATATCCGAGCTTCGGACCCAG CTGATTCGATCTCTTGATAACAGTAGCCAACAGCATAAACATGCAGACATGGTTCAA GATGCTCCAAATAATAGCAAAGAAAATGAAGAG TTAAATTGTACCTTGAATGAGTTAGCAGAGTGCCAAAGCAAGCTAAAGTCTTGCATAGCAACCAATGCAAAACTAAGCAG AGAAATTGAGGACTTACAGGCTCATTTAAGGAATAAAGAATCAAGGATACATGATGAAATTGTGATTCCTGATTCAATGAAG GAAATGCAAGCTCCATGTCTTGGAGCTCAATTAGTTGATGCGGTTGATGAAAACAGTAGAAGTAATAGTAGAGATCAGGCAAGACATGCTGAAGAAATAGTAAATTTGGAACTTGAGCTGGATATACTGAAAATAATTCTGAAAGAAGAGAGGGTTTTGCGTGGAAAAGTGGAAGAGACGGCGTTTTCATTGACTAGAGATGTCCAGTTGGCAGAGGAGAAACTGTTGTTAATGAGGAAGCAGTGGGAAGGTGCCAAAGAGGACCTAAACGAAGCAAAATCAGTAATCGAAGCACTTGAGTCGCAGCAACTCTTATCCATCAGTGAGATCGAGGATTATAAAATCTGTAACAGCCATTATTTGGAGCTTTTACACCAGCAGGAACTTCAAATTGCTGCACCAACGGAACAAAAACATGACCAAGAATCTACCTTGTCATGTATAAAGCATTCTGAAGGTGAAGATTCTCCGTTACAGTTGCAATTGAAGAGGATGCAAGCTTCTCTTGACAAGGCCAAACGTTTAAATATGTGGTATCAAAGTGACCATGCTTCTCAGAGATCTAATGAAGAAGAAATGGATGAAGTACGGCGTCAAGTTGAGGCAGAAACTGCTGAAGTGATTGTCTGCTTGCAAGAAGAACTTTCTGTCCTTCAGCAGCGTGTGCAAGAAAGTGACTTGAGAGAAAAAGAGGCAGAAAGCAGGCTGCATACTTTTGATATCAAACTGAAGGAGCTGCAGGAAACTTCCGACATGCTGTCACATGAGAATGAAACTTTACATCAAAGTCTTCTAGAGAAAAACACAGAAATGCAATCACTGGTAGATGACTGGGAACTACTGAGCTGTGAGATCGAAGAATCTCTTATTGAGGGACATGACGCTCTTAGAAGTGCCTCAGATCAACTTTCTTCTGATTCTCTTTCCGATAGAAGGGGATGGGTTTCTGAACAATTTGGTAAAATGATCAGACAGATATCTGACAAAGAATCAATAATTGAACAACTTAACCAGTGTTTAGAGGATGCAAACAGTAGAGCCAATGACATGGAACGCATGTTGATGTCCCTTAGAGGTGCAGCAATGGTCATGACTGAGTCTCACCAACAAGAGTGCTATGAGAAGGAGAACGAAATACAGCAGCTGAACGCAGAGTTATACGCTCTCCTCTCTGCTAACAAGGGTTGTGAAAGTAAAGAAATTATGGAAGCTGGAGTACTCAGCCTCCAAGCAGCTTTTATTGACTTTGGGGAAAAATGCGAAAGTAAAATCCTGGCTCTGGATCATAAGTTGCAGAAGATTGAAGGATGTGCCCAAGATGCTAAAATCTCCTGGCACCAATCAAAAGAG TTACTTGAGTTGCAACTGGTCGATGCCGAATCAATTACTGCTCAGAATACAGTAGAGACTTCTTGCCTCCTTGCTAGGTTTGAAGAAGCTCAGGATACAATGAAAGAAGCTGATATAATGATCAACGAACTGATGATTGCAAATGAAACAGTGAAAATTCAAGTAGAAGACCTCAGAACTACGAATGTCATGTTAACTAGTGAAAGAGACGGGCTAATTATTGAAGTACAGAGACTACAATCTGCTAATGAAATGAATGATCAGACTTGCAGAAATCTTGAGAAACAACTCGAGATGGATGTTTCACAAAATTTGTGCCTTATTGAGGAGTTGGAGAGGATAGTTTCACAAGTGCAGGATACATCTGAAGAGGCATTCATATCTCTAACCCATGAATTGAACTGTACAAAGGCCCAGCTTCTTGATACTGTCAAAGTGATGCATTCATCACTCGAAGACATTTGGTCACAGATTTTCATGAAGGACTGTGCTCTCTCCGTGTTACATCTTTGCCATATGGGCGTGCTATTAGAGGCAGTAACATCACTGAATGCAGAAAATGGACTTCTTCACCATGGTATAAGTGAATCAGATGCTGTGATATATGATTTGAGGGAGCACAACATGAAATCAAAAGAGGAGCTTGAAATGTGTCGAATGTTAAAGGGGAAGCTGTTGGCTGACTTTAAGAGCAGCTTTGATCGTATCTTAAGGAAAGAAGGTGAAACCGGAGAGCTTAACTTGAAGCTAGTCCACTTCAAAGAAAAGCTACTGGATCTTCAGCATCAGGAGGAAATGATGTTGGAAAGGTCCAACTTCATGAGTTCTGAGCTCTCTAGCTTAATGATGGAATTGGGGCAGAGTAACTCGCAATTGATTGCATCCGTTGCAGAGCAAGAGGAGTTTTTAACTGTTGAATGTCAGGCTAAAGACTTTGAACTGCTTATTATGGCTTCCGAGCTGCAGGAATTGGCTGACAGCTGTTCTACTATGCAAAGGGAACAAACAAATTTCCAGGCAGCTTCTGATTTCTTGATCAGAGAGATAGTTACGCTCCAGATAACTGCAGATTTGAGAGAAGAGATCATGATTGAAAGGGAAACAATGGCTATCAACATGCAGAAAAGAGTAGACAAAGCTGTGGATGGTGAGGCAAAAGTGTTGACCCAGCTCCAAACACTCGTTGCAGAAAACAAGTTATTGGGAGAGCAGTTGAGCTTGAAGGAGAATGGTTTTGCGAATCTGCAGAATTGGATGTTTTTACTGCAAGCTTCATCTCAAGATCTTAAAAACAGCCTATTGGTGTCAGAAAGTGAGAACGAATCACTGCAAAACAAATTACTGGATCTGAATAGTGAAAATTGCACTCTGCTTAACGATATCCAGACCAATGACTTGAAATTCAAGTCATTCACAGGCGTTATTGACTCACTCAAGATAGAGAATTCGAGCTTACTAGAGAGCATTTCTGTTCTGGAGTCAAGAATAGCCTTCCTGGACAAAGATCTGGAAGGGAAAAAGGCAGAACTGGATGACTTCCAATGCTTGCAATCTTCTACAGTTGAGGCACTTTGCAACAGAAGCCAGGATTTGGAAAGCTACACCATTAAAGCGAATGCACTACAGGAAGAGAACCTCGTCTTAAGAAATGAAGTTCAGTCTCTTGAGCAAAGAATCTTTGAAGTGCTTAACTGTTCTAGTTCTAAGGTTGTTATGAGTGCCAGTTCACTGGAAACTGCTGAGCTGCAGAGTTGCAGGATACATAAACAAATAGAAGAAAAAATCATGTTAATTCTGGATCAAATGTCCGAAGATGGTTGTCAAAACCTGAATATGGTGTCAAGGTTTTTGGAAGAATTGGAGTTCATAGACTTTATAGCCAAAAGCCTAGTATCTGAAAACTTGTCTATGCAGGAAGAGTTGCTCAGGAAAGAAGAGGTTCTGAACGGATTGCAATTTGATTTACGTCTTTTGCAAGAGTCTGCAGCCAACATTAAGGATCAAAAGGATGAGATTGAAGAATTAGCCACCATTTTGGAATCTACAGAAAGTGAATTGGCTACAAGATCACATGAACTTGATGAGGCAGTCGCTTATGGACAAGCGCTTGAAGCTAAGGTGATGAAACAAGGAGAAACAGCATCTGGATTGGAAATGGACTTGGAGAAGGCTAACCAGTCTGTAAACATGCTCTCTGATGACAATTCGGTGCTGAAGTCTCAAGTGGAGGATTTAATGGCAGCACGAAGTTCTCTTGAGAGTGAATTGAGCGAGAAAAAGAGCATAATTGACGATTTGGAGAATGAACTACTTGAAATGGGACACACTCTAGGCCGTGTAAACGATTTAGTTGAATCTTTAAAGAGAAACTTGAATGAAGTTAACACTGAAAAGGACCAACTCCAGGAGGAGCTACTGAACTTGGAAGGAAAGGTGGAAACTGCGCATGCACTTGCTGAGGAAAATGAAGCCGTAGCTGCGGAAGCTCGGGAG ATAGCCGAATCTAGGAGGTTATATGCAGAAGAGAAGGAAGAAGAGGTGCAGCTTTTAGAGAATTCTGTGCAAGAGTTAGATTCTACCATTAGCGTATTGGAAAACAAG CTTGATGTTTTGAAAGGAGAAGCAGAAAGGCAAAGGTTGCAGAGGGAGGAGCTTGAACTGGAGCTTCAGTCTCTTAAAACCCAGATTCTGAATGTTGAAAATGCTGATGCTGATATTAAAAG GCATTATGATGAAAAATCAAGAAATCTTCAAGAAGCCATAATGCGTGTACAAATACTTGAGAAAGATTTGAAAAATAAAGACACGCAG ATTGTTAAGTGCAAAGCACATATCTCGGAGTTAACATTGCATGCAGAAGCACAGGCTTGTGAGTACAAACGGAAG TTCAAGGAGTTAGAAGCAATGGTAGAACAACTTAAATTAGAAGAGGTTTCCAACAATAAGTTGGAGAAAAATGCTACCAAAGGGAGGGGTTCTGCATCCCCTTTCAAGGCTAAGGGTTCAGGTTCCCCTTTCAAACCAAAGGGTTCTGGTTCCCCCTTTAAGTGCATTGGCCTGGGATATCAGCTTAAATGTGAAAAGGATGAGGAGAATAATGCTGAAAGGTTGCGAATTGAAGAACTTGAAGCCTTGGCTGCAAGCAAACAGAAAGAA ATATTCATGCTGAATTCCAGGTTAGCTTCTGCAGAAAGCATGACACATGATGTAATTCGAGATTTACTGGGAGTAAAATTGGATATGAGCAGTTATATG ACGCTGTTAGATAAGCAGGGAGTTCAAAAGATAACAGAAAAGGCTCAACTTGATAGTGTAGAACCGCAG GACCAGGAAGTGAACAAGGTAAAAAAGCAACTCAATGAGTTTATTGAAGAAAGGCAAAG ATGGTTGGAGGAAATCGACAGAAAACAGGCTGAGGTTGTTGCTACACAGATTGCATTAGAGAAGCACCGCCAGCAAGAGCAGTTGCTCGCTTCAGAAAATGAAGAATTTAAG GCGGAAATTCATAATCATAGGAAGAGAGTGGCGGAGCTTGAAGGCGAGCTGAAAAAGTTATCTGGTCAGCAAAACATCCAACAGCGTATACACCATCATGCCAAAATCAAG GAAGAAAACAATGTGCTGAAAGTCCAAAATGAAGACCttcataaaaaattgaaaagatatGCATCACAATACACAAGTCTCAGGGAGGACCTGGCTGATTATCGTGCTCGCAATGGGAAAGGTCCTTACACTGATTTTGACGAGGAACAGAGACTAAGGGACAAAATAAAG GAGACCAAACAGGAAAATCTTCACTTGGCACAGACATTATTGGCCTTATGTACAAACATTCTAAAG GCTGCAGGTATTCAGAAACCAACATCTGAAGTAGACTTATCTGCTGCTGCTGAGGAAGCTCTCGAGGAGCTCGTAACTCGAGTGATTTCATTGGAGAGAGAGGTTGACGATTTGAGATTAAAG AACAGGAGCACCAAGGAACGAACCCGATTGACAGAGCATAGGACAGATCCTTCAACATTGAGCTCGAGGTCAGGGGATAATCGACAAAGTCAAAGAAGACGTTCCCAATCACAATTTTTTTCTACAATTGATCGATAG
- the LOC110790854 gene encoding uncharacterized protein, giving the protein MESLGTNNGGSGVGGKRKIEDQVELAKQKAQAIAARLLSDADSKRPRTLPDSSSTTPDYSSPSFTSSHSSYPVSYATQTSQYSNVPSSKKIVIPNAKVGVIIGRGGEMIKTLQLESGAKIQITRDAESDPSSLTRDVELMGTQEQISRAEQRINEVIAETDATSSTPSGNRGPPPPQAGGEQFVMKVPNDKVALVIGKGGETIKTMQSKSGARIQVVPLHLPPGDFSTERNIYINGTPEQIEAAKELVNEVISGNRSKVSSGTNSYQQSGYPPSTGWTPQGQSSAQQPPAYGYSQPGTYAMPPPPYYGGYPPQANAWDQNQTAAPPQQQNTGYSAYGQAQPPSSTPSNAANYNYGQMPPAAGYNYNQGYAQQPPSYGDVSGQTTASQPEGTAAVQTSQPSYGAPDGTTQTQPASAYATGYSQPAAAPVNGYSAYPSYSSSAAPVQPAYNQTGYSQTGYGQQQQQEGQVANQASYSYYGQGGYPPSQAPAQGGYYQSGYPPTVPPPQVPPTQPQATNGVSQTSYADGGDSATGSGAAAAAEESENPQS; this is encoded by the exons ATGGAGTCTCTTGGGACTAACAATGGTGGCAGTGGTGTTGGAGGGAAGAGGAAGATAGAGGACCAAGTTGAGCTTGCGAAGCAAAAAGCTCAAGCCATCGCTGCTCGTCTTCTTAGCGACGCCGATTCTAAGCGCCCTCGCACTCTTCCCGATTCTTCTTCGACTACTCCTGATTACTCTTCTCCTTCTTTTACCTCATCTCATTCTTCGTATCCTg TGTCTTATGCTACTCAAACAAGTCAGTACAGTAATGTACCAAGCAGCAAGAAGATCGTTATTCCAAATGCTAAG GTTGGTGTTATTATTGGAAGAGGAGGTGAAATGATCAAAACGCTTCAACTAGAATCAGGTGCTAAAATCCAAATAACTCGGGATGCTGAGTCTGATCCTTCTTCTTTGACAAGGGATGTTGAGCTGATGGGTACCCAGGAGCAAATTAGCAGAGCAGAACAACGAATTAATGAAGTAATTGCTGAG ACAGACGCGACAAGCTCTACCCCATCTGGAAACAGAGGTCCTCCTCCCCCACAAGCTGGAGGTGAACAGTTTGTGATGAAAGTCCCGAATGACAAG GTTGCTCTGGTCATTGGAAAAGGAGGAGAAACCATAAAAACAATGCAAAGCAAGTCTGGTGCTCGTATTCAG GTTGTTCCGCTTCATCTTCCTCCTGGTGATTTCTCAACAGAAAGGAATATTTATATAAACGGAACACCAGAGCAGATTGAAGCTGCCAAAGAGCTGGTCAATGAAGTTATTAGTGGG AACCGTTCGAAGGTTTCGTCTGGGACTAATTCATACCAACAGTCTGGCTACCCTCCTAGTACTGGCTGGACTCCTCAGGGTCAATCTTCTGCACAGCAGCCTCCTGCATATGGCTACTCACAGCCTGGAACATATGCTATGCCACCACCACCTTATTATGGCGGCTATCCTCCACAGGCAAATGCGTGGGACCAAAATCAAACAGCTGCTCCACCTCAGCAGCAGAACACTGGGTACAGTGCGTACGGACAAGCTCAACCACCATCGTCAACCCCCTCGAATGCTGCTAATTACAATTATGGCCAGATGCCGCCAGCTGCAGGCTACAACTACAATCAAGGGTACGCCCAACAGCCACCAAGTTATGGTGATGTCTCAGGTCAAACTACAGCTTCCCAGCCCGAAGGTACAGCTGCTGTCCAAACTTCTCAGCCCAGTTATGGAGCCCCTGATGGAACGACCCAAACCCAACCCGCATCTGCATATGCAACGGGCTACAGTCAGCCCGCAGCTGCTCCTGTGAACGGTTATAGTGCATATCCGAGTTATTCTAGTTCAGCAGCACCTGTTCAGCCAGCTTATAATCAAACAGGCTATTCACAGACAGGTTAtggacagcagcagcagcaagaaGGTCAAGTTGCAAACCAGGCATCGTACTCATATTACGGACAAGGTGGGTACCCACCATCTCAAGCCCCCGCTCAAGGAGGCTATTATCAGAGTGGCTATCCTCCAACTGTTCCTCCACCACAAGTGCCGCCAACACAGCCACAAGCAACTAATGGTGTTTCCCAGACATCTTATGCTGACGGCGGAGACTCGGCTACTGGGTCtggtgctgctgctgctgcagaGGAAAGTGAAAATCCTCAAAGCTGA